The genomic window CATAGGTTTGTCCGATAAAATAAAGAGCCAGCGAACCCGTCTTTGCAGGCGGATTTTTGGACAATAAATCCTGTAATTCCTTAATGGCTTCATCCCCCACCTTTGGATCACTCGGGGACTTCTCCAGCAAAGTACGTGCAATTTGCAATTGGGAATCAAGCCGGTAAGCGCCATTTGGATATTTCACTAGGTAATCCCGATACGTTTTAATGGAATTATCATACTCCTTCATTTCCATCTCTGTAGTCGCGAGCTGGAACATGACACTTTCCGCCATGGGCGAATCCTGGTTTTTGGAAAGGAAATCACGGAAAACATCAGATGCTTCCTTGAGTTTCCCCTGAGTACGGTAAACCATTGCCTGCCCGGCTAACATCTCCGCAAATGAACGGTGTTTTTCCCCGTACATATCTAAGCTCTCTTTAAAAGCCCCTGCTGCTTTATCATAGAGTCCTTGATTCAAATAAGCATAACCAAAAACCAAACCGAACTGGTCACCTTCAGGTGCTTTAGGGAATTGGGAGAAGAAGTCAGTTTTCGCCTTTTCAGCCTGTGGCATCAATCCTTGTTGGGAATAACTGATCACCAATTGGTATTGAGCATTCTGGACTTGGCTGGCCTTAAGGAAGGGTAAAAATTGTTTAATGATAATCCGAGACTCATCAGGTTTTTGTTGGAGATTATAAATCGTGGCTGATTTGAGTGCCGCATCAACGTACTGGTCTGACTTTGACTCCATCTGGCCGAGCTTCATTCTTTCATTGCTGAGGTATTTCTGAATGGCTTTGAATTTCACCGGGTCACCCACGGACCCCCGGAGCTCCACCATGATTTCACCTATTTTTTGTTGTTGGAGCTTGATCACCTCTGATTTGGGCAGGATCTGGCGGAAATTATTTAGGGCTAGGTCATAATCCCCTTTGTTAAAGAGAATCTCCGCCACCTGGAAAAGGGCCTCGTTTTTAAGCGGGATATCCGATCCATTTGTCACGACTTCCTGGAAAAGCTTTGTCGCCTCCGCAAATTTCGCATTAGCCTCATCCGTTTTTTTTGCTTGATCCGCGACAACAGCCTGTGTCGCCTTGACAAGCCCCAAGAGATAAACCGCATCCAAGCGCCCTTTACTGTTTGGGAACTCTTTTAATACCATTTCGAGGTCTTTGACGGCGTCATCATATTTCTCGAGGAAAAAATAGGTCAATGCACGCCCATTGAGGGCATCTTCACGGAAAATGCTTTTCGGGAATTTGGTGAGGAAATCTGTATATTGTTTTGCCGCCTTTTCAAAAAACTCTTTTTTCTCGGCAGGATTTTCTTTTTGGGATGTTATCCCCGCATAACACTGGGCAAGGAGAACACTCCCCTGCTCTTGCAGGACAGGATCCAGATTTGGAGTCTTGAGTAATTCATCTAAGGCGGTCGCGGCCCCCTGATATTGGCCTTGGAGTACATAACAAAATGCTAATAAATAACGTGCATTGGGAATGATGGGGGATGCTTTATACTTCGTCAGCAACTCATCAAGGGCCAAGCTGGCATTCCCCACATTGCCTTCATTAACGGATTTTTGGGCTTCATTATATATGTCCTCGGCTTTCACTGCTTGTGCAGAAAGCCGGGACGGATATGCTAATGCGCCAAAAACCGCGATTAATATTAAAACCCAAACACCTCTTATGATCGTTTGTGGTTTTATCCTCATTATTTTGCTTCGCTTAGGAGTTCGTATTTTGCTCTGACTTTTCAGCCATTGCCTGCTTACGACTAAGCCTTATTTTGCCGCGTTCGTCAACCCCAAGTACCTTCACCCAGACACGATCACCGATTTTAACGACATCTTCGGTCTGGCGAACGCGTACATCGGCGAGTTCACTAATATGGCAAAGCCCCTCTTGTCCGGGCAGGACTTCGACAAAAGCGCCAAATTCCTTGGTTCCTGTCACTGTCCCATGATAAATCTTACCGATTTCGACTTCTTCAGTCATGGATCGGATAATCTGGACGGCACGGTCAGCAGCTTCGCTATTATTCGAGCAGATTTTTACGAGACCATGGTCTCCACGGTCATCAATATTGATATCACAACCTGTCTCTGCCGTGATGGATTTAATTGTTTTTCCGCCTGGCCCGATAATAAGACCGATTTTTCCGGAAGGAATACGGACCGTGTGGATACGGGGCGCGTATTGGGACATTTCAGTCCGGGGAGCAGCAATGGCTGCTTCCATAATGTCGAGAATATGATAACGAGTGGTTTTTGCTTTTTCCAAAGCGACTTTGGCTAGATCAAAGGTTAAACCGCGGATTTTTAAGTCGAGCTGGAATCCGGTGATTCCTTTACGGCTACCGGTGACTTTGAAGTCCATGTCGCCGTAATGGTCTTCGCTGCCGATGATATCGGTCAGGAGGACGGATTTACCACGGTTACCCGCTGCATCAAACTCTGTGCACATCCCAATGGAAATACCCGCAACCGGGGCTTTCATCGGCACACCAGCATCGAGAAGCGCTAAGGTACCACCGCAAACACTAGCCATCGATGTGGAACCATTTGACTCCATGATTTCAGCAGTCAGACGAACTGCATAGGGGAAGTTATCCTTCGGCATCATCGGCTCAATGGAGCGTTCGGCTAAGTTTCCGTGTCCGATCTCACGACGTCCGGGGGAACCGAAACGCCCGGTTTCACCCACGCTGAAAGGAGGGAAATTATAATGGAGAATAAAACGTTTTTCGCTTTCACCACCTGAAATAGCGTCGAATTCCTGGACATCGTCCTCGGAACCGAGGGTTGCAAAAACAACCGCTTGAGTCTCGCCACGTTGGAAAAGGGCTGACCCGTGTGCGCGTGGGTAGAGGCCGACCTCACAAGTAATCGGGCGGAGGTCTTCGGGGGCACGTCCGTCCATGCGTTTACCGGCCAGTAACTGGGCACGGACTGCATCATTTTCAATCTTGTGATACGCTTCGCGGAGTTCAAAATCTGTCGCATCCGCGTGATTGGCTTTAATGGCAGCCTTGGCTTCAGCAGCAAGGGCGGCGGAAGCGGCTTGGCGTTCAAGCTTGCCGGGTATCGAGATGGCGGCATCTACTTTGCCATCGACAGCATTTTTAGCTGTGGCCATGACTTCAGGGCGGACAACAGAAAGCGGGTAAATACGTTTGGTTTTATTCACCAGCTTGGCGAGTTCACGTTGAAGGTCGATAATCTCTTTGACTTGGACTTGCGCAAATTGCAGCGCGGCAAAGAACTCGTCTTCGGTTAATTCCTTTGAGGAACCTTCCAGCATCATGATCTCATTGTCCGTACCTACATAAACGAGGTCCAAATCTGAATCAGCGCGGTCTGAATGGGTGGGATTCGCAACAAATTGCCCATTGACCCGTCCGACGCGAACAGCTCCGATCGGTCCTTCAAAAGGAATATCAGAAACCATCAAGGCAGTGGATGCACCGTTAATGCTTAAAATATCGGGATCATTCTCACCATCCAAAGAGAATGTCATGGAGATGATCTGCACTTCGTTGAAAAAACCTTCTGGGAAAAGCGGGCGGATCGGGCGATCCGTCATGCGGCAAGTCAGGATTTCTTTTTCTGTAGGACGGCCTTCACGCTTGAAGTATCCACCGGGGAATCTACCGGCAGAAGCGGATTTCTCCTTGTATTCTACTGTCAGGGGGAAAAAATCTTGTCCGTCCTTGACTGAATCAGCCGCAGTAACTGCGACAAAAACGACTGTTTCGCCATAAGTAAGTGTTACCGCCCCGTTGGCTTGTTTGGCGAGTTTACCTGTTTCAATGATTAATTCAGTATGGCCGATTTGACGGGCTACTTTTAAATGTGACATATATTCCTTGTTTATTCTTTGTATTGATTAAGAACAGACAGAATAATATTTCCTGCGCTATGCAGGGAATGAAGAAGTGACTTGAAAGCTTAGATTACAGAACGAAGCCCGCTTTTCCCGGTGGGAAAGATTTGCCAGCTTTGTTCTAGAATCTAGTCTTCCAGCCGGCACTCATGACTTCCCGCCAGCAAGAATAATACAATCTATCTATCGTTTTATTTTTGTGTTTTTTAAAACCGAGCAAGAGAAGCAAGTTGCCGCAAGTATAATTACCTGCGCAACTCGAGTTTCTTGATCAAATCTTGATAACGCACTTTGTCAGTACGTTTGAGATAATCTAATAAACCGCGACGGCGGTTTACCATCATCAAAAGTCCACGGCGTGAGCTGTGATCTTTTTTGTGGTCTTTGAAGTGATGTGTTAATTCATTGATCCGCTTTGTCAAAAGCGCAACTTGCACATCAGCCGAACCAGTGTCCGTACCTTGTTTTTGGTATTCTTTAATTACTTCCGCTTTATTCACCATGTCTCAAAATCCTTTTTGATTGAACGGCCTTGTATACATGAATTACTAAATCGACGCAAGTAGTTTTCTAGGATTGTTCTTCATCTTCCGCTCCAGCAGAGAGAATACGCATCTTTTGGAGCCCTTCCGGCTCAAGGGTATTCATCCAATAAAGAAAATCTCCGAGCTTTTCATTCGCCGTAGCCAAGCGGAAACAAGCCGATTTCAGGATTTCCATCAGGATTTTCACTCCGGCTTCTGGGCGTTCATGGATATAATCCAATAAAACATTGTGTTTAATGTAGTTAATACAGGTATCCTGCGCAGCCACCACTGTGGCTGTTGCACAGACTGAATGAAAAAGGGAAGCTTCACCGAAAAAACCTTTTGGACCAATGTGCGCGAGTAGAATTTCTTTGTCTTCCTGGATTTTGACCACATCTACACTCCCGGTCTGGACCAGATAGAGGGCATCATTAGCCATCCCCTCCTCAAGAATAACATCTTTCTCTTTAAAATAGGCCGTCTTGAAAGTCTCCAAAAGAGCCTGACCATCCACCTCGTCAAGCTTACAGAAGAAACCGAATTCTTTTAAAAAACCTGCGCTCATACCTCATATTTAACGGAGCATCCCGTAAAATGTCTATCAGAATTCCTGTAATTTAACTTTCTTTTTTTAGAAGAAAAAGGAGCTATGCCAACCCCAAAATAATCATCAGGGCCTTTGTAGAAGGCTCAGGGACCGCTGCAAATCCAATGAGCCCACTTTGTGTATTATAAAGAATGTCAAAACGATTAAAAAAATGCGACCCCCGAATTCACAGCCCCACCAGAGTCTGAATTACTCCCCGACACCGAGATATTATTCCCGTTACTGACATAATTCCACAAGAGTCCGCTCGGCAAGGAGAGTTTGAGAGTCACCCCGCTTTTGAGATAGTTCCCGACAATCAAGGAATCATCGAGGTATTTATCGGCTTGGTAAATTCAAAGACCTCCACACTCAGCATTGCCAAAATGACCAGTCCCACTGATTGGTCTGCCCCTTTCAGACAAATGAATTCGACGAATATACCGTTGTCCTCAATGGCCTACTCAATGTCGAAACAAATGAAACCACATTCTTTGTTAATGCGGGTCAAGCCATCATTATCCAGAAGGGTGAACGAGTCCGTTATCGTACGCCACATCCTAGCAGAGCTAAATACATCGCCATCTGCCTTCCCGGATTTTCTCCCGGTGCGGTTCACCACGAGGAATGATTAACTTCTTCGCATCAAGCAAATTGCTCACCCTTTTAAAGAGAAGGGGGGGGGGGGAGTCCCTCCACTAAAAGCCGTGCAATTTGATCTCTTGAGTCGCGGTTAAGGGGACTTGTTTTTTCATCTTTTTTTGGATGACCTGGAAGTGGTGCTCATCCCCCGGGCTGATGAGGGAGATGGCTTGACCGGGTGACTCCGCCCGTCCGGTCCGGCCAATGCGGTGAATATAATCTTTGGGTGAACGGGGCAGCTCGTAATTGATTACGTAAGGCAGGAAAGGGATGTCGATACCCCGGGACATGATATCCGTGGAGACAAGCACTCGGAGTTTGCCTGATTTAAAATTCCTCAGGACATCAGTCCGCGCACCCTGGCTCTTTTTACTATGCATGGCCTCAGCCTGGATATCGTTAATCTTGAGTTTCTGCACGACACTATCCGCCTTAAAAACCGATGAGGTAAATACCAATACCTGCTGCATATCCTGTGTCTTGATTAAATACCGCAGGAAAGGCCCCTTTTTTTCCTCAGCGATGGCGTACGCTATTTGCGTGATCAGATCGAGGTTTTGTTCCTCTTCCTGGATTTCGACTTTCACCGGATCGTGCAGGAGGAATTCAGTCACCGTATCGATATCTTTGCCAAGGGTGGCGGAGAAGAGAAGGTTTTGGCGTTTCGCTGGGAGCAGCTTAAATATCCGGGTCATTTCCTCTTGGAAACCCATATTCAACATTTTATCCGCCTCATCCAAAACAAGGATTTTTACGTCCGAAAGATAAACGGCCTTTGACGAGATTAAATCCAGTAACCTCCCGGTAGTGGCGACGAGAATATCGACCCCGCTCATTTTCATCATCTGGGGATTGATCGAGACTCCCCCGTAAACCGACAGGGTTTTAATCCGCCGGTTTAATGACCGTCCAAAAAGTTTAAAGACTTCACCCACCTGTATAGCGAGTTCCCGTGTCGGAACCAGAACCAATACCGGAACATAGCGGTTCCTCCCCGGTGAACGTTTCTCCAGCAAATGAAGGATGGGCAATACATAACCCGCTGTTTTTCCCGAACCCGTTTTTGCGATCCCTAGAATATCTTTCCCTTCCAAAATAGGTGGGATCACCTGTTCTTGCACCGGGTATGGTGCGGCAAATTGATTTTCTGTTAATGCGGCCAGTAATGTATCGGCGAGTCCAAGGGAAGAAAATGTCATAGTTATCCAGCTGACTTTAAAGGCAAGGGGCAAAAAGCCCATCGAGGGGTTTTCCGGCGGTCCGGGGTATTCATGTCGACTGGAGTATTACACCCGCCCGACAAAAGACAAGCTGGATGAAACAAAATTAAACTCTCTCCCCAGCACGTGAGCAACTTGCTCGTCTACTCGGTTTCGTCTTTCCAACGGCGGGAAATATGGTGGGCGACACCCATGTGGTCGAGGATGCGGGCGACGACAGTGTCGGCGAGGTCTTCGATGGATTCGGGATTATGGTAATACGAAGGCATGGCAGGGATCACCATCGCACCGGCTTCCATCGCGCTCACGATGTTTTTTGCGTGGATCAGGTTAAATGGCGTCTCCCTCGGGACGAGGATCAACTTTCGTTTCTCCTTGAGGAAAACATCCGCCGCACGGAGCAAGGTCGTCTCGGAAGTGCCGTAAACGATCCGGCCTACGGTCCCCATGGAACAAGGAACGATCACCATACAGTCAAAAATGGCCGAGCCACTGACAAAGGGGACATTCATCGTCGCGTCACGGTGGTGGTGCACCCCCTCGCGTAGCTTGAGTTCCCCAATCTCCTCGGCCACGACCTGGTGGGCGAATTTAGTCATGACCACATGGACCTCGTGTTCTTGAGGATCGAGGCGGTCGAGGAGTCTCTGTGCGTAGATGGCCCCGCTGGCCCCGGTGATGCCGATGACAAACCTCATAATCCGGGAATTCCTTTTATCATCTGGTCCACCTTGGTTTTAATTGCATCGGGCATTTCCACCTTGTCTGGCCAGACACGTTTATCATACCCTTCCCCGGGCAATTTGCGCGTGGCGTCGATCCCTACCTTCGTCCCGATATTCGGCAGGGTCGAAGCGTGGTCGAGAGAGTCGGTCGGGCCTTTGGTAAAAATCATGTCTCGTTGCGGCTCGATATTCCCGCACATCCACCAGAGCCACTGGCTGTTATTACGCACGTCCACATCATGATCGACGACGACCATGATCTTGGTGAACATCATTTGCCCCATGCCCCACAGCCCATGCATGATTTTAAATGCCTGCCAAGGGTATTGCTTTTTGATCGAGACAATCACGAGATTATGAAAGACCCCCTCCGGTGGCAGGTGGATATCCACGATCTCCGGATGCAGCATTTTCATCATCGGGAAAAAGATGCGCACACTGACATCCCCCATGTAGAAATCCTCCATCGGAGGAATCCCCACGACTGTGGCCGGATAAACCGCATCTTTGCGGTGCGTGATCGCCGTGACGTGAAAAACGGGGTATTCATCCTCGGGCGTGTAGAACCCGGTATGATCACCGAAAGGACCTTCTGTGCGGGATTCAGCCGGATCGACATAACCTTCGATGACAAAATCGGAATTCGCCGGCACCATCAGGTCATTAGTCTCACATTTGACCATCGGCACAGATTTCCGGCGTAGGAATCCTGCCAGAAGCACCTCGTCAAGCCCGTCGGGCATAGGAGCCGTGGCGGCAAAGGTGAGCACCGGGTCTCCGCCGAGACAAACAGATACCGGCATTTTTTTACCTTCCTCATAATAACGCCGCCCGTGGCGTGCCCCGACCTTGTGCACCTGCCAATGCATCCCGGTGGATTTCCCGTCATAAACCTGCATCCGGTACATCCCGATATTGCGTTCACCGGTATCCGGGTCCTGTGTATAGACATTTGGAAAGGTCACAAACCGGCCGCCATCATGGGGCCAACATTTCAGCACGGGTAAATCATCGAGGGTAAATTGATTGGCCGGGTCATCCATGAGGTAGATATGATCCTTGCAGGAACCACTCCGGACTGTGGAAGGTTTTGCATGCAGCATGACGCCTAATCCGAGCTTGAGCAAGGGTATCGCCTCACCGATGGACCTCGGTGGTTTGGCCTTCAAAAGTGCGGAGATTTCGTCAGCCACCTGCGACACGGGACGATCCCCGAAACAAAGCTCCATCCGACGTTCAGACCCCATGGCATTAATCAGGAGCGGAAAAGCGGAAACTGCTCCATTTACCACAGGCTTTTCAAAGAGAAGTGCCTTGCCCCCGCCGGGCTTTTTCATTTCGCGCTCAGCTATCTCGGTGATCTCAAGGTCGGTATCCACCGGCATGGTGATCCGGATGAGTTCACCTTTCTCCTCGAGCTTCTGAATAAATTCTCTCTGTGAATCGTAGGCCATTTGCCCACTAAACTATCACACACCGCTTGAAGTGCAATATTTGACCTCTATTATCCTGATCCCCCGAATTGTCTCATAAGCTTTGACACCCATGAGGGAAACGGCAATGGTTCAAAATCAATGTGAGAAGAAATGAACTAACCTCTTGCTCTCAAGCAATTTGCGCGACATTCCTTTGGAATGGCAAAAAGAAGATTTTCAAGGTATCTTAGACATATTCGATTCCATCCTCACTCAAGAAGGGAGATATTAAATGAGTACTGAACCTGAAAATGATAACTTGAACGTCTCTCACACAAAGTCCACTGGAGACACCCGTGCCTTAGGCGTCCCGCCCATGGTCTGTGCGGTTCATGGGCAGGATGCCCATGCCACTTGCTTTGGTGATCGAGGCTTTTGCGGAGAAATAGGGTTTCCGAGACGCTGCCGGCGGGGGAGACAAAGCGAGTCCAGCGTCATTCACTTCAAAGGCCTACGGTCTCAAACAACGGTGTCCAAAGATTCTGATTATCAATCGGCATCAATGCGTTGGGGTTGATGGTCAGGCTGTATATTGTGCTCTGACCTGAACCGTTTCCGGGCGAGCATAAACCTCTTTTGTCCCGGCATGAGATAGTCCGTGAGCCCATTTCAGGCCTGTGCGAGTTCTCGATAAACCATGATTGCAAATTGCGCGTAAATCCCGTTATAGTGGCAAAAGAGAACCCCCGCCTGCGACTGTTTTTTCGCAGAAAAAAGGGCGCTTGAAGATTTACGAAAAAAAATGATTCATGAGTACATTGACCTATTATCCACGATCCAAGAATGAGTATTCCCTCCGGTTCAACCGCGACACCTCTAAAAAGCGCGGGACCGCCAAGCTCCCCCAAGTTTTCCGCAAAGGGAATGTGCAGGTGGTATATCCTCTGGATAAAGTCGCCAGCGGCCCTTGGGTAGCGGTCCAGTCCAATGGCACTACTTTTGCCGTTTTGAACCGACCCCGTATCGAGAAAAAAATCGGTGAACGCAGCCGGGACAGACTCATCCTCAAGCTCCTCGGGTCCATGAGTGAGGGAGAGATCCGCTCCAAAGTCCAGGCCCTCGACCAGCAATCCTATTCCCCCTTTGGTCTCGTTTGTATTATCCAACATCCTGACGATGGATTTAAAATCCTCAACTGGGAATGGGATGGGCGTATCATGACCTCCCTCGATAAACAAAACAAACCCCAGCTTTGGAGCACCTCAGCGAGGGAAGAGATCTCGGCGAGGCGTTACCGCCAGCACCAATGGGAAAAACTCATCACCCTAAATGGGGAACCAACCGAGGATATCCTCCACGACTTTCATTTCAGCACACAAGTCTGTAATGACCTGACCCCCGCCTGCAAAGGGATAAAAGAGCAAACCGCGAGCATATCCGAGATCTACGTCCGTGAGGACTCCATCTCATTCCATTATCACGATGGCGGGCCGTGGATCGAAATGCCCTCCCATCAAATCACGATTCAGCGCGCTTTTGGAAGTCAGGAAGATGAAAAACCTCTTCGCCAAGGAGTCGAAATAAAGCCGGAGAACCGTCTGCAGGCGTGAGGCCCTCTGTGGTGTTTAAGAATCCATAACCCTTACCCCAGGCCGGGCCATTTACCACACAACCATCCGTGGCAGATGTTTTTATTTGTTCCCGCCCTTTTTTAATGGCCGTGTCCTGATTCCCATCGACTTCGTATTTCCAACCGATAATCCGGCTCTCCGGATAAAGTTTACGCAACCGGGGCAGGATTTTCACCGTGGGCTGCATTTCAATAAAAACTTTCGGGTGATTTGTCGGTATTTTGCCATAGGGAAGTGGACGCCCCTGCTCATCCCTCACTGAGGCCACCTTAAAATCCCCCACGGCTGCACAATGGAAAATCGCCCCCGCTTGTCCTTTCCGTTTCGTAAATAGCGCCAGCAAATCATCCGCCGTGGTGAAACGGACTATCTCCAGGCCTTTTTTTCCCATCTGCTCGTGGCCTGCGTCCCCGGTATTGTCCAAAGCCGCACAATGATAGGTCGCTAATTCCCCGAGCAATAAAGTCACCTCATGACCGAAATCCATCAAGTATAACGCTAACTCCGTCCCTAACCGCCCCGTGGAGAAATTCGTCACGCGCCGCACTTGGTCGATGGGTTCATAACTCGGGCCTGCTGTGACGATGATTTTCATGGATACTCTTGAATGTTTGACAATTGGGACTGAATTCCCCAGAACACTCACTGAAACCAGTGAGAAATTCAAAGACGAAATTCAAAAGAATCGGCCTTTTCGGCGGCACTTTCGACCCCTTCCATACAGGACACCTGCTTCTGGCCATGGATGCTATCGAGCAATGTGCCCTGGATCATCTCTATGTCATCCCCAGTGCGACCCCCCCCCACAAATGGGAAATATTCCTCCCGGCCAAAAAACGTTATGCCCTCGTCAAAGCCGCATTATCAGGGATCGACAAGATGTCAGCATCTGATATCGAGATCAAACGAAAAGGGATTTCTTATACCTACCTGACCCTTAAAGAGTTCAAAAAACAATTCCCCGGGGCGGAACTCTTCTGGCTCATCGGTGCTGATAATGTCAATGAAATCAGCGGATGGCGCCATCCGGAGCAAATTGCCCGGGACTGCACCCTCGTGATCGCCGCAAGGCCCGGCACGAGAATCAACCCTCAAAAGCTCACCGGATTTACCTTTAAACGGCTCGAAGCCAGAGCCATAGACATTTCCTCGACCGAAATCCGCCAAAGACTCGCTAAAAAATTATCAATACACGGGCTTGTGCCCGAGAGCGTAGAAGGTCTAATATCCCCATCGAAATCTTATGCCCCCGAAAAAAACAAATAAATCCGCCCCCGTTAAAAAAGCACTTAAACCTTCCGTAAAAGCCGCGCCGAAAAAGGTGCCGGCCAAAAAATCGGTGACCAAGGTTAAAAAAGCCGTCTTAAAAAAACCTGTTCCCCAAAAACAGGCGGCCAAAAAAAGGACACCTTCCCTTCCCTCACCGGGTCTTGATCTCGCACGCAAATTGCGTTCGCTCATCGAAGACAAAAAAGGAGAAGACCCCGTGATCATTAATGTCGAGGGCCTGACTTCATTCACTGATTATTTCCTGATCTGCTCCGGTATGTCCGATCCACAAATCAGAGCGATCGCTGAGGAACTCGAATTCCAGATGAAACACACGTCCTCCCCTTGTATTGTACGGGATGGCACAGTCGAAAGTAAATGGATCATCCTG from Verrucomicrobiota bacterium includes these protein-coding regions:
- a CDS encoding tetratricopeptide repeat protein, which gives rise to MRIKPQTIIRGVWVLILIAVFGALAYPSRLSAQAVKAEDIYNEAQKSVNEGNVGNASLALDELLTKYKASPIIPNARYLLAFCYVLQGQYQGAATALDELLKTPNLDPVLQEQGSVLLAQCYAGITSQKENPAEKKEFFEKAAKQYTDFLTKFPKSIFREDALNGRALTYFFLEKYDDAVKDLEMVLKEFPNSKGRLDAVYLLGLVKATQAVVADQAKKTDEANAKFAEATKLFQEVVTNGSDIPLKNEALFQVAEILFNKGDYDLALNNFRQILPKSEVIKLQQQKIGEIMVELRGSVGDPVKFKAIQKYLSNERMKLGQMESKSDQYVDAALKSATIYNLQQKPDESRIIIKQFLPFLKASQVQNAQYQLVISYSQQGLMPQAEKAKTDFFSQFPKAPEGDQFGLVFGYAYLNQGLYDKAAGAFKESLDMYGEKHRSFAEMLAGQAMVYRTQGKLKEASDVFRDFLSKNQDSPMAESVMFQLATTEMEMKEYDNSIKTYRDYLVKYPNGAYRLDSQLQIARTLLEKSPSDPKVGDEAIKELQDLLSKNPPAKTGSLALYFIGQTYEKQGKLDDAVKAYRDNMVKYPDERTSLISAYQIAIGYQKAKKYPEMIAAYEELIKKYPESDMAPQAYLAIARQLENEKKHDEARAKYTEIVEKYKDKPVGADAQERIFFTFFDKAQSMGRPISMTPDQKEQYKKLINDAIASAERLLELFPDSLRTGDALTNMMKAKQTLASGKMDEGVTVDAYLGQLADKASAKSNLKAQILFTQAGILQQEGKQKEALVVFDKILAETPDAKLSADNLDRYGRALVATGKTDEALKVYERIMTDFANSPRSMDKGVFGLGLVYYNKGEYVLADKQFNEMKTNYRWSPLMGDAIYYSGMTQLKGNKFDEAIKIFESVAGSKGSSNESKGRALIGAGDAELGKKDYNKALGNYIKVTLFYEGLTDVASEATLKSAQMNEKLGKGEEAKKLYQQLKTKYPDSAAAKQAP
- a CDS encoding polyribonucleotide nucleotidyltransferase, producing MSHLKVARQIGHTELIIETGKLAKQANGAVTLTYGETVVFVAVTAADSVKDGQDFFPLTVEYKEKSASAGRFPGGYFKREGRPTEKEILTCRMTDRPIRPLFPEGFFNEVQIISMTFSLDGENDPDILSINGASTALMVSDIPFEGPIGAVRVGRVNGQFVANPTHSDRADSDLDLVYVGTDNEIMMLEGSSKELTEDEFFAALQFAQVQVKEIIDLQRELAKLVNKTKRIYPLSVVRPEVMATAKNAVDGKVDAAISIPGKLERQAASAALAAEAKAAIKANHADATDFELREAYHKIENDAVRAQLLAGKRMDGRAPEDLRPITCEVGLYPRAHGSALFQRGETQAVVFATLGSEDDVQEFDAISGGESEKRFILHYNFPPFSVGETGRFGSPGRREIGHGNLAERSIEPMMPKDNFPYAVRLTAEIMESNGSTSMASVCGGTLALLDAGVPMKAPVAGISIGMCTEFDAAGNRGKSVLLTDIIGSEDHYGDMDFKVTGSRKGITGFQLDLKIRGLTFDLAKVALEKAKTTRYHILDIMEAAIAAPRTEMSQYAPRIHTVRIPSGKIGLIIGPGGKTIKSITAETGCDINIDDRGDHGLVKICSNNSEAADRAVQIIRSMTEEVEIGKIYHGTVTGTKEFGAFVEVLPGQEGLCHISELADVRVRQTEDVVKIGDRVWVKVLGVDERGKIRLSRKQAMAEKSEQNTNS
- the rpsO gene encoding 30S ribosomal protein S15, producing MVNKAEVIKEYQKQGTDTGSADVQVALLTKRINELTHHFKDHKKDHSSRRGLLMMVNRRRGLLDYLKRTDKVRYQDLIKKLELRR
- a CDS encoding cyclic nucleotide-binding domain-containing protein, with protein sequence MSAGFLKEFGFFCKLDEVDGQALLETFKTAYFKEKDVILEEGMANDALYLVQTGSVDVVKIQEDKEILLAHIGPKGFFGEASLFHSVCATATVVAAQDTCINYIKHNVLLDYIHERPEAGVKILMEILKSACFRLATANEKLGDFLYWMNTLEPEGLQKMRILSAGAEDEEQS
- a CDS encoding DEAD/DEAH box helicase is translated as MTFSSLGLADTLLAALTENQFAAPYPVQEQVIPPILEGKDILGIAKTGSGKTAGYVLPILHLLEKRSPGRNRYVPVLVLVPTRELAIQVGEVFKLFGRSLNRRIKTLSVYGGVSINPQMMKMSGVDILVATTGRLLDLISSKAVYLSDVKILVLDEADKMLNMGFQEEMTRIFKLLPAKRQNLLFSATLGKDIDTVTEFLLHDPVKVEIQEEEQNLDLITQIAYAIAEEKKGPFLRYLIKTQDMQQVLVFTSSVFKADSVVQKLKINDIQAEAMHSKKSQGARTDVLRNFKSGKLRVLVSTDIMSRGIDIPFLPYVINYELPRSPKDYIHRIGRTGRAESPGQAISLISPGDEHHFQVIQKKMKKQVPLTATQEIKLHGF
- a CDS encoding UbiX family flavin prenyltransferase, with product MRFVIGITGASGAIYAQRLLDRLDPQEHEVHVVMTKFAHQVVAEEIGELKLREGVHHHRDATMNVPFVSGSAIFDCMVIVPCSMGTVGRIVYGTSETTLLRAADVFLKEKRKLILVPRETPFNLIHAKNIVSAMEAGAMVIPAMPSYYHNPESIEDLADTVVARILDHMGVAHHISRRWKDETE
- a CDS encoding menaquinone biosynthesis decarboxylase; this translates as MAYDSQREFIQKLEEKGELIRITMPVDTDLEITEIAEREMKKPGGGKALLFEKPVVNGAVSAFPLLINAMGSERRMELCFGDRPVSQVADEISALLKAKPPRSIGEAIPLLKLGLGVMLHAKPSTVRSGSCKDHIYLMDDPANQFTLDDLPVLKCWPHDGGRFVTFPNVYTQDPDTGERNIGMYRMQVYDGKSTGMHWQVHKVGARHGRRYYEEGKKMPVSVCLGGDPVLTFAATAPMPDGLDEVLLAGFLRRKSVPMVKCETNDLMVPANSDFVIEGYVDPAESRTEGPFGDHTGFYTPEDEYPVFHVTAITHRKDAVYPATVVGIPPMEDFYMGDVSVRIFFPMMKMLHPEIVDIHLPPEGVFHNLVIVSIKKQYPWQAFKIMHGLWGMGQMMFTKIMVVVDHDVDVRNNSQWLWWMCGNIEPQRDMIFTKGPTDSLDHASTLPNIGTKVGIDATRKLPGEGYDKRVWPDKVEMPDAIKTKVDQMIKGIPGL
- a CDS encoding NRDE family protein → MSTLTYYPRSKNEYSLRFNRDTSKKRGTAKLPQVFRKGNVQVVYPLDKVASGPWVAVQSNGTTFAVLNRPRIEKKIGERSRDRLILKLLGSMSEGEIRSKVQALDQQSYSPFGLVCIIQHPDDGFKILNWEWDGRIMTSLDKQNKPQLWSTSAREEISARRYRQHQWEKLITLNGEPTEDILHDFHFSTQVCNDLTPACKGIKEQTASISEIYVREDSISFHYHDGGPWIEMPSHQITIQRAFGSQEDEKPLRQGVEIKPENRLQA